From a single Okeanomitos corallinicola TIOX110 genomic region:
- a CDS encoding ribonuclease R family protein: protein MEKGTLVEFKVQGDSRLGVVDRPDGKTRWFVIDARGQSHSLAPRQITYTVNSNGTTYKPGDIPNFLKEVQPYLDPSSLEVAWELLVEDGENATSRQMANLLFSESEPQHCYAAHCLLSEDKLYFKQKGDAYEPRSAAQVAERKHQIEVEAQKAKGQQEFLARVEQALNGDTVEWQRHDRQRLEALEKYATLVADIIRMGINADVLVRTYPPPAPVLETMNMLGRSATPQTALQLLIDLSWWSPHENLFLRRSAIPVQFPNQVLEVAQENLDSPPADLDTNRVDLTHLKVYTVDDESTTEIDDGLSWETLPDGREQLWVHIADPTRWLIPEDELDLEARKRGSTVYLPTGMIPMFPEVLATGPMSLVQGRICCALSFGVVLDENGGVEEYRIHPSLIKPTYRLTYEDVDEMLELGVEAEPEIAAIANLAQKRKTWRYNQGAISINMPEAMIKVKDDDISIDILDDSPSRQLVAEMMILAGEVAARYGQTHNIPLPFRGQPQPELPPEEELLQLPAGFVRFCAMRRCMPKSEMSINPVRHAGLGLDTYTQATSPIRRYSDLLTHFQLKAHLRGENLPFSAEELKEVMMTVTTTTQELTMVERQTNRYYALEYLRRHPEQVWQITVLMWLREDSNLALILLEDLGLQLPMMFRRTVCLGEQVSVKVSIADPQKDIIQFQEIIYQEAVN, encoded by the coding sequence GTGGAGAAGGGTACGCTAGTTGAATTCAAAGTTCAAGGTGACAGTCGTCTGGGAGTGGTAGATCGTCCAGACGGTAAAACCCGTTGGTTTGTAATAGACGCAAGAGGACAGTCTCACAGCCTCGCACCTAGACAAATAACTTACACAGTTAATAGCAACGGAACAACCTACAAACCAGGTGATATTCCCAACTTTTTAAAGGAAGTCCAACCATATCTAGATCCATCAAGCTTGGAAGTGGCTTGGGAACTATTAGTGGAAGATGGGGAAAATGCAACTTCCCGCCAAATGGCAAACTTGTTGTTTTCAGAATCAGAACCACAACATTGCTATGCTGCTCATTGCTTGTTATCAGAAGACAAACTTTATTTCAAACAAAAAGGGGATGCTTATGAACCCCGCAGTGCAGCACAAGTAGCAGAACGTAAACATCAAATTGAAGTAGAAGCCCAAAAAGCCAAAGGACAGCAGGAATTTTTAGCCCGTGTAGAACAGGCACTTAATGGCGACACCGTAGAATGGCAACGTCACGATCGTCAGCGTTTGGAAGCACTAGAAAAATATGCAACTCTAGTGGCAGATATCATCAGAATGGGAATAAATGCTGATGTTTTAGTTCGTACTTATCCACCGCCAGCCCCAGTATTAGAAACCATGAATATGCTGGGACGTTCAGCAACACCCCAGACAGCATTACAACTTTTGATCGACCTGAGTTGGTGGAGTCCTCATGAAAACCTATTCCTGCGTCGTTCTGCGATTCCCGTTCAGTTCCCCAATCAGGTATTAGAAGTGGCGCAAGAAAATTTAGATTCTCCCCCAGCAGACTTAGACACCAACCGTGTTGATCTTACCCATCTCAAGGTATATACAGTTGATGACGAAAGTACCACCGAAATAGATGATGGTTTAAGCTGGGAAACATTACCAGATGGTAGAGAACAACTGTGGGTACACATTGCTGATCCTACCCGCTGGTTAATACCAGAAGATGAATTAGACCTAGAAGCCAGAAAACGGGGTAGTACAGTTTACTTGCCTACGGGAATGATCCCCATGTTCCCAGAGGTTTTGGCCACAGGGCCAATGAGTTTGGTACAGGGAAGAATTTGTTGCGCCCTTAGTTTTGGGGTTGTGTTAGATGAAAACGGTGGTGTAGAAGAATATAGAATACATCCTAGTTTGATCAAACCTACCTATCGCCTCACCTATGAAGATGTAGATGAGATGCTGGAATTAGGAGTAGAAGCAGAACCAGAAATTGCCGCGATCGCTAATTTAGCTCAAAAAAGGAAAACTTGGCGGTATAACCAAGGCGCGATCAGTATCAATATGCCAGAGGCGATGATCAAAGTCAAAGATGATGATATCAGCATTGATATTTTAGATGATTCTCCATCTCGGCAATTAGTAGCAGAAATGATGATTTTAGCAGGGGAAGTAGCAGCACGTTATGGACAAACCCATAACATTCCTTTACCCTTCCGTGGTCAACCCCAACCAGAACTACCCCCAGAAGAAGAATTATTACAACTTCCAGCTGGCTTTGTGCGTTTTTGTGCCATGCGTCGGTGTATGCCCAAAAGTGAAATGAGCATTAACCCAGTGCGTCATGCTGGATTAGGATTAGATACATATACCCAGGCAACTTCCCCTATTCGTCGTTACAGCGACCTACTCACCCACTTCCAACTTAAAGCACATTTGCGGGGAGAAAACTTGCCCTTTTCTGCTGAAGAACTAAAAGAAGTGATGATGACAGTCACCACTACTACCCAAGAACTAACAATGGTAGAACGACAGACTAACAGATATTATGCTTTGGAATATTTGCGTCGTCATCCTGAACAAGTATGGCAAATTACAGTTTTGATGTGGTTGCGGGAAGATAGTAACTTGGCATTAATTCTGTTAGAAGACTTAGGTTTGCAGTTACCAATGATGTTTAGACGTACTGTGTGCTTAGGTGAACAAGTATCAGTGAAAGTCAGTATCGCTGACCCACAGAAAGATATTATTCAGTTTCAAGAAATCATTTACCAAGAAGCTGTAAATTAG
- the rpsR gene encoding 30S ribosomal protein S18, translating into MSYYRRRLSPIKPGEPIDYKDVDLLRKFITERGKILPRRITGLTCQQQRQLTSAIKRARIVALLPFINAEA; encoded by the coding sequence ATGAGCTACTATCGTCGTCGCCTGTCGCCTATTAAGCCAGGAGAACCAATTGATTATAAAGATGTTGATTTACTACGTAAATTTATCACAGAGCGTGGTAAGATCCTACCCAGACGTATTACTGGATTAACTTGCCAGCAACAACGCCAATTAACATCAGCAATTAAACGCGCTCGCATTGTCGCTTTATTGCCATTCATAAACGCAGAAGCCTAG
- the rpmG gene encoding 50S ribosomal protein L33 yields the protein MAKSKGARLIVTLECTECRTNPDKRSPGVSRYTSTKNRRNTTARLELKKFCRHCNKHTVHKEIK from the coding sequence ATGGCTAAGAGTAAAGGTGCCCGCCTAATAGTGACACTAGAATGCACCGAGTGTCGAACCAACCCAGACAAACGTTCTCCAGGCGTTTCCCGCTATACCAGCACCAAGAACCGCCGGAACACCACCGCCCGTTTAGAACTGAAAAAGTTCTGTCGCCACTGTAACAAACACACTGTTCACAAGGAAATCAAGTAA
- a CDS encoding RDD family protein, whose product MSIIKTPQKHYPKGTITRRCIALGIDFLGIWLVSSLLGSSKIGIQFVQIFVFILAWLILRVVIVVNNQGQSLGRWAVDLKVLAIENGQIVSRIPQLSALLQREGIICFNTLLASIGLSNIIANPTAILFLLPLVIDCGAALSNAKMRQAFHDRYARTIIVSSQRGYSLDLKIQRLVEKVQRNVRR is encoded by the coding sequence ATGAGTATAATTAAAACACCCCAAAAACACTATCCCAAAGGGACAATTACCCGTCGCTGTATAGCACTAGGTATAGATTTTCTTGGTATATGGCTAGTTAGCTCCCTACTGGGAAGTAGTAAAATCGGTATTCAATTCGTCCAAATATTTGTTTTTATACTAGCTTGGTTGATTTTACGTGTTGTAATTGTTGTTAACAACCAAGGTCAAAGTTTAGGTCGTTGGGCAGTTGACTTAAAAGTGTTAGCAATAGAAAATGGGCAGATAGTCAGCAGAATTCCTCAACTTTCAGCATTGTTGCAACGAGAAGGAATTATTTGCTTTAATACCCTGTTAGCATCCATAGGTTTGAGCAACATCATTGCTAATCCTACAGCCATACTGTTCTTACTACCCCTAGTAATTGACTGTGGTGCAGCCTTGTCAAATGCTAAAATGCGACAGGCCTTCCATGATCGTTATGCTAGGACTATCATCGTTTCTTCCCAGCGCGGCTACTCCCTAGATTTAAAAATTCAGCGGTTAGTTGAAAAAGTGCAGCGAAATGTGAGAAGATAG
- the glp gene encoding gephyrin-like molybdotransferase Glp has translation MLSVRDAEATILNSVKPLDNQLDVEFIDLLMANNRILATPVTSSVNFPHWDNSAMDGYAVRYADVHQARSDKPVVLEIVAEIPAGYQPQITIKPGQAARIFTGAVMPAGADTVVMQEKTHRQDNRVLIFIAPQPREFVRRKGDFYQAGTELLPGGIVLTAGEIAVLAGAGREQVGVFRRPKVAIFSSGDELVMPEQLLKPGQIVDSNQFALATLMRELGAEVLLLGIVEDDPEALTEIIDYAIANADIVISTGGVSVGDYDYIGKTLASLGGKVHFQSVQMRPGKPLTFATFPNSLYFGLPGNPVSALVTCWRFVKPAIRRMAGLAQGWGGKFIRVRSHSQLQSHGKMETYICGNLHLVNGVYQFHKAQGNDSSGNLINLVQTNALAVLPVGQTLVSPGEEVVVLQP, from the coding sequence ATGTTGTCAGTCCGAGATGCAGAAGCTACTATTTTAAATTCCGTAAAACCGCTGGATAACCAGCTAGATGTAGAATTCATTGATTTGCTGATGGCGAATAATCGTATTTTAGCAACTCCAGTTACTAGCTCTGTTAATTTTCCCCATTGGGATAATTCGGCGATGGATGGTTATGCTGTGCGTTATGCAGATGTACATCAAGCTAGGTCTGATAAACCTGTGGTTTTGGAAATTGTGGCAGAAATTCCCGCTGGTTATCAACCCCAGATTACTATTAAACCTGGACAAGCCGCGCGTATTTTTACAGGTGCTGTGATGCCTGCTGGTGCGGATACTGTGGTGATGCAGGAAAAAACTCACCGTCAAGATAACCGGGTTTTGATTTTTATTGCCCCTCAACCTCGTGAGTTTGTTAGACGTAAGGGTGATTTTTATCAAGCAGGTACGGAACTTTTGCCCGGTGGTATTGTGTTAACGGCTGGGGAAATTGCGGTGTTAGCTGGGGCGGGTAGGGAACAGGTAGGGGTTTTCCGTCGTCCTAAAGTAGCAATTTTTTCTAGTGGTGATGAGTTGGTGATGCCGGAACAGTTACTTAAACCAGGTCAAATTGTTGATTCTAATCAGTTTGCTTTGGCGACTTTGATGCGGGAGTTGGGGGCTGAGGTGTTATTGCTGGGTATTGTTGAGGATGATCCTGAAGCTTTAACAGAAATTATAGATTATGCGATCGCCAATGCGGATATTGTCATTTCTACAGGTGGTGTATCTGTTGGTGATTATGACTACATAGGTAAAACTTTGGCATCTTTGGGTGGAAAGGTTCATTTTCAATCTGTGCAGATGCGTCCGGGTAAACCCTTAACTTTTGCAACTTTTCCTAATTCTTTATACTTTGGCTTACCTGGAAATCCTGTGTCTGCCCTGGTAACTTGTTGGCGGTTTGTCAAACCTGCAATTAGAAGAATGGCGGGACTTGCCCAAGGTTGGGGCGGAAAATTTATCAGGGTGCGATCGCACTCTCAACTACAATCTCATGGTAAAATGGAAACTTATATATGTGGAAATTTACACCTAGTCAATGGTGTTTACCAATTTCATAAAGCTCAGGGTAATGACAGTTCCGGTAATTTAATAAATTTAGTCCAGACTAACGCTTTAGCAGTTCTTCCTGTCGGTCAAACGTTGGTTTCTCCCGGTGAGGAAGTTGTGGTATTGCAACCATAG
- a CDS encoding ParA family protein: MGYVIATANMKGGVGKTTLTVNLATCLAKNHGKKVLVLDLDSQISATLSLMSPLEFAKRRKQRKTFRYLIDEVINPEPNPELQIHDIIESQLCKLPGLDLLPGDIDLYDEFVVSEMLHNQAVALEENDFETIWNRFERVLIRDILKPVREKYDFILLDCAPGYNLMTRSALATSDFYVLPAKPEPLSVVGIQLLERRIAKLKDSHEHEAKINTKMLGIVFSMCNTNLLTGRYYKQVMHRVVEDFGVETICQSQIPVDVNVARAVDSFMPVALMSPGSAGAKAFTQLTQELLQKLPSDR, encoded by the coding sequence ATGGGATATGTAATTGCAACTGCAAACATGAAGGGTGGAGTCGGTAAAACTACCCTCACTGTTAACCTGGCGACTTGTTTAGCCAAAAATCACGGTAAAAAGGTATTGGTTCTGGACTTAGATAGTCAAATTAGTGCCACACTGAGTTTAATGTCACCTCTAGAATTTGCCAAACGTCGTAAACAAAGAAAAACTTTTAGATATTTAATAGATGAAGTTATTAACCCAGAACCAAATCCTGAATTACAAATTCACGACATTATTGAATCTCAATTATGTAAACTCCCAGGATTAGATTTACTACCAGGAGATATAGATTTATATGATGAATTTGTTGTTTCTGAAATGCTGCATAATCAAGCTGTAGCATTAGAAGAAAATGATTTTGAAACTATCTGGAATCGTTTTGAAAGAGTCTTAATTAGAGATATTTTAAAACCAGTACGGGAAAAATATGATTTTATTCTTTTAGACTGCGCTCCTGGTTATAATCTCATGACTCGTAGTGCTTTGGCTACTAGCGATTTTTACGTTCTTCCTGCTAAACCAGAACCTTTATCTGTAGTGGGAATTCAATTATTAGAAAGACGTATTGCTAAGTTAAAAGATAGTCATGAACATGAAGCGAAAATCAATACTAAAATGTTAGGAATTGTCTTTAGTATGTGCAATACTAATTTATTAACTGGCAGATATTATAAACAAGTAATGCACCGTGTTGTCGAAGATTTTGGTGTAGAAACTATTTGTCAGTCACAAATTCCTGTAGATGTCAATGTAGCTAGGGCTGTTGATAGTTTTATGCCTGTGGCTTTAATGAGTCCTGGTTCTGCTGGTGCTAAGGCATTTACTCAATTAACCCAGGAATTATTACAGAAATTACCAAGTGATAGGTAA